A stretch of DNA from Gimesia chilikensis:
ATTTTGGCAATCTCCGTTATATTGTCCTCAATATGGTGGCCCGCTTCTTCCCTTATATTCTGATTCACCTGGCAGCGGTGCCTGCAGCGATCCTTCTGCTGATCAGACAGGATTCTCAACGATCAGCCCAGACAGCGCTCCGTCTGCGTTTACTGTCAGCACTCTATCTGGCCTGGTTGTTGCAGGTGGTACTACTTCAGCATCCCTTTGATTATGTTCATTTTCCACCTTTGTTGCTGGGTTTGTCTCTGCTGGTCTACGCGTTCCATTGTACCCGGCGTGCCCGTCTGACCCGCTGGCTGCTGACCGCTAGTTTTCTCGTCATGGCGTTGATTTATTCGCCCGTGACAAAACCTGCTTATCTGCGCCTGTGGAGTGCCTGCCTGGAGCAGGGGAGTACTGGCGCGATCCGAAATCAACTGGCGCGGATTCCTTATCCGGACTGGGAAGACATGGAACACGTGGCTGAGTTTCTCAAGTCGCAACAGACCCAGGATCGAGAGGTGACCTGCTTCAGCAATGACATGGTTCATCTCTATCTGTCTCTGGACCTGGAACCGTCCACGCGGTTTGTCTACACGCAAAGTTACATTGAGTTTTATCCTTCCCGGCGACCGCTGATTTTTAAAGCCCTGCGCGAGAGTCCGCAGCGGTTTGTGCTGTCGAATCTGATGGCGGGAGGACTGCTGGTCAGTCAGGCTAAAGAAATCGGGCCGGAGGGGCCCAATGCTTACCCACCGGCTTTTCCGGAACATCTGAAAGCGAAGTTTCCCTTCAGCCTGCCGATTGCCTTTCGTTCCGGAAGTCTGGTCGTACATCACTATCAGGAACAACCTTCCAAAGAATCATCAACGAAACCTTCTGATAAACAGTAATCATATCAGAACTTACGGCAGCCGGGCGTGGTTTGTGTATGATACAGATTGCATGCCAGCGCTTCTTTCCAAAAAATCACTATTGTCGGGTGACAGAGCCTTAAAGGGGCTGTTATGATGAAAAACTCAATTAGTTAATTTCCTTTAGTTTTGTCCCGCATAAAGAAATTCCCCATGCTGAATCGAGCCTCTCTGAAGTCTGTCTGTACCTTGAGTGCCTTCGTGCTGTTTTGTGGACTGACCTTTTTCTCCCTCTCAGGCGAAGAGAAAGATCCGAAAAAACAGCAGGCTGCCAGTCCTGAAGATCATCCGCTGATTCTGTTTATGATCGGGGAAGAGGGTTACAAGACAGCCGAGAGTCTGCCCGCATTCGCTAAAGCGCACCTGCAGCCACTCGGATTTCGCACGCAGTTCATCTTTCCGGACAAGGACGATCCGAACTCCTTTTCCGACCTGAAAGCGATTAAAGCGGCGGACCTGCTGTTTTTGAGTGTCCGCCGCAAGACTCTGCCAGCCGCGCAGATGAAACTCATTCAGGATTACCTGAATGCCGGCAAGCCACTGGTCGCTGTCCGTACTTCAAGCCATGGGTTTGCGTTGAGTAAAGGAAATCCAGCCGAGGGATATGTGGAATGGAAAGATTTTGACAAGGAAGTTTTGGGAGGCGAATACGCGGGCGACTTCGGCAATAAAACTCCGACCGATGTCACCACCCAGTTGCGGGCCGAGCAGGACCCGATTATGGCGACCGTCCGCAATAAATACTTCCGCAGCGAAGGCTCCATGTATAAGAGCATCAACCTGAAAAGCTCAACCAAGACTCTGTTGCGGGGACTTTCAAACGTGGAAGGACAGCCGGTGCAGATGCCGGTTGCCTGGACGAACAACTATAAGAAGTCACGCGTTTTCTATACCTCTCTGGGACACCCCGGCGATTTTGAAATCAATACATTTACACACACGCTGGTTAATGCAATCTACTGGTGTTTGAAAAAAGAACCGCCACAGGTTGACGTGGCAGGCAAGATCAGCCGTGACCGGTTCAAGCAGGATCTGGCCGGAAACGAGCAGGTCGACAAGGTCATGAAATCGTTCAAAGGGCGTGGGGAAGTCGGTGATGAATCGGATCCCACCCCACCCGCTGAAGCGGTGAAACTGTTTCAGGTTCAGCAGGACTTTGAAATGGAAACCATCGCCGCGGAGCCCGAAGTGATGCAGCCGCTGTACATGAGCTTTGACCATCGGGGGCGGATGTGGGTTGTGCAATACCTGCAATATCCGTTCCCTGCAGGTTTGAAAGTCGTCAAGTATGATCAGTATCTGCGAGCGGTCTTCGATAAAGTTCCCCAGGCACCGCCAAACCATGTGAAGGGGGCTGATAAAATTTCGGTGCTGGAAGATACGGATGGAGATGGCACCTTCGATAAAATCAAAGATGTGATTACCGGACTGAATATTGTTTCCGCTGTCACGGTGGGCAAAGGGGGCATCTGGGTTTTGAATCCTCCCTATCTGCTCTTCTATCCCGATGCGAATGGCGATGACATTCCGGACGGCGATCCCGAAGTGCATCTCTCGGGTTTTGGTCTGGAAGATACCCACTCGGTAGCGAACAGCATCAAGTGGGGACCCGATGGCTGGTTGTACGGCGCCAACGGAAGTACTTCTACGGGAACAGTGAGTTCAGAAGTCACGAAGCGACTGCACTTCAAAGGCCAGATGATCTGGCGTTATCACCCCGAAACGAAAATCTTCGAGATCTTTGCAGAAGGGGGCGGCAATACCTTCAGCCTGGAAATCGATTCCAAGGGACGTGTCTTCTCGGGTACCAATAACGGGGGAACCCGCGGCATGCATTACGCTCAGGGAGGCTATGCCAAGAAGAACTGGGGCAAGCATGGTCCGCTGACGAACCCGTACGCCTTCGGCTATTACGAACATATGCGGCACAAAGGTTACCAGGAGCGTTTCAGCCAGACTTTTTCGATCTATGAAGGGGGGATCTTCCCGCCCAAATATAATGGGGCGGTCTTTGCAGCCAATTCACTGCATAACCGCGTGATGGCCAGCAACCTGATTCCGGATACATCTACGTATCGAACCGAAGACATGCCGCCGATTGTGCTCACACAGGATCGCTGGTTCCGACCAGTGGACATCAAGGTCGGCCCCGATGGCTGCATCTACCTGGCGGACTGGTATGACAGCCGCCTGACACACGTGGATCCCCGCGACAACTGGCACAAAACCAGCGGCCGGATCTATCGTCTCAAACCGAAAAACTTTGAACCAGTGAAACCTTTCGACCTGTCAAAGCAGACCAATGCCGAACTGATCGAAACCATGGGACACTCGAACAAGTGGTTCCGGCAGAAAGCCGTGCAGGTGATCGGCGAACGGGGTGACCAGTCGATGGTGCCAGCCCTGTTGAAGATTGCCAAAAGCGACAACGACGACCGGGCTCTGGAAGCATTATGGGCCTTGAACCAACTCGGCGCGTTCGATGAAGAACTCGCCCTGGAACTGCTGGGACACCGTGATCAGCACATACGTCGCTGGACAATTCGTCTGCTCGGCGATCGGCATCAGGCGTCGAAACAGCTGACGAAATCCCTGGTGGAACTGGCGCAGACTGAGCCCTATGCGGAGGTGCGGTCGCAGCTGGCATCATCAGCCAAACGCTTCCCCGCGGAATCAGGACTGGCGATTACCGAAGTCCTGCTGCAACGCGAAGAAGATCAGGAAGACCTGCATATTCCACTGTTGCTCTGGTGGTCACTGGAGAGTAAAGCGACTACGGATCGGGAAGCCGTCCTGAAGCTGTTTTCAAAGCCCGAGTTCTGGCAGGTCAAGATGGTCCAGGATGTGATTCTGGAACGGATCATGCAGCGGTACGCGATGGCAGGCGGCGATGAGAATTATGCGATGTGTGCCGAATTACTCAAGCTGGCACCCTCCGATCAGCATAAGGAAAAACTGATGGTGGGGATGCTGGAAGCCTTCCGCGGTCAGAAGATTACAAACCTGCCTGAAGACCTGAGTAAAGGTCTGGCAGAATATCAAAAGAGCCTGGGTGAAACCGATCTCGCGTTGGCGCTGCGTCTGGGCGATAAGGAGGCGACCAGTCGCGCCTTGAAAATCATCGCAGACAAAAATGCAGACCGACCGACACGGTTAACCTACATCGAGATTCTGGGACAGCTGAAAACGAAAGCGGCCATCGGCCCGCTGACATCGATTCTGTCACTGACCGGATCCGATACCCATTCACTCAAGCGGGTGGCGTTGCAGGCGCTGATGAACTTTGAGAATCCTAGTATCGGCAAGAGCATTCTGGCCCGCTATCACAGTACGCTGCTGGACGAGCATGATGTACGGGGTACCGCGCAACGTGTGCTGGCCAGTCGTAAAGCGTGGAGCAAACAGTTCCTGAATGAAGTGGATGCCTGGCGCATCAAGGCGAACACGATTCCGCTGGATGTGGTACAGCAGATGGCATTGCACGACGATTCCGACATCAAAGCCAGCATTAAGAAACACTGGGGTAAGGTTCGTGGCAACACGCCTGCAGAAAAACAGGAGGAAATGCAGCGCGTGGCACGTCTGGTGAAAGCCGGTGGCGGGCAGTTCTCTTCAGGCAAAGTTCTATTCAACAAGACTTGTGCGGTCTGCCATACCTTGTATGGTGAAGGGGGCAAGGCCGGTCCCAAACTGACCGGCTACGAACGGGATAACCTGGACTTCATGCTGCTGGCGGTTGTCGATCCGAGTGCCGCGATCCGCGAGGAGTTTACGAACTTCCTGATTGTGACCGACGACGGACGCACCGTGACCGGTCTGATTGACGAGCAGACGACGAAGACAATTACCCTGCGTGACGTCAAAGGGCAGACAGTACTGATTAACAAGGACGAGATCGAGATCCTGAAGGCCCTCGATCTCTCCCTGATGCCGGACGGTCTGACCAAGAACCTGAGCGATCAGGAAGTCAAAGACCTGTTTTCCTATATTATGAGCCGCACTCCCAACGGAGGAAAATAGGTCTCCCCGGGAAGCGGGCTGCTCCCCTCGGTCCGCTTCCTGTTTTCTTACGCTGCTCTTTAACTAGTTGCATCTTTGATCAGCCCGGGATTTCCGGAGTTGGCTTAACAGCTCTACGATTGCCTTGTGGGTATGGTAGGTCTGACTGATGACCAGAGATTTCGAATGAGGCACCGCCGAAATCGTACCCGTATAGTTCGGATGCGTACTGCCGGGATTGTGTTTTTCCCCTGAAGTACTACTCGGCAGCGGGCTGGCGACTTCTACGATGACGCTTCCCTGGATGTTGAAAAATCCGTTATCTTTCTCAGAGTTGGGAGTTCCCTTTTTGTTCTGAGCCGAATTGATTGCCTGAGATGATTTCCCAGTGCGTTCCCAGATGCCAAGGTTTGCTTTCTGAATGGCTGCTATCAGAGCCTGATAATCATCATCGGTCTGACAGAGATCACCCACGGGATAAACGCGTGTTTTGAAGGTTGCACCAGCTTTGGCTTGCGAAGTAATCAGGATCAAATCCCGATCGACGACGTAGGTCAGATTGAGGGGATCCAGAATCTGTTCCAATGCATTTTCAAAGGTGATGTTTTTGAGCCGAGTGTCAATGGGCTCTTCAGGCGTCAAACCAATTGCTCCCAAATCCTGGGCCTGGATGACAACAGGAACATTGTGGAGTTCACTGAAGTAAGTCATGACTTCATCCAGGGGAATCTCCGGGAAATTGGCTTCGGTCTCTGCCTGCAGTGCCGCCTCCAGGTTTTCCTCGCGTGCCGTCAACGCGGGGTAAAACGATTGTTTCAGAGTCGTTTTTTTAGCGATGTTTTTATCGGCTGAACTGGTTACCTGCCTGCATGGTTTTTTATCTCCCAGAGCCAGACTGATGGACCAGCCGGAAACGACCATGCTGGTTGCGATCATTGCCAGTGCGGCGCATCGGATGTTGCGACGCTTATAAACTGTCATCTTAATCTCCTGTCTTGAATGAGTGTGGTTTCGTTCCTTACTATGTTTAAACGAATTCCATGAGCAATTCAAATTGACTTGATCAATTCACATCACGGGCTTCCCGGAGTTGGGTCAACAGTTCAACGATTGCATTGTGAGCGTGGTAAGTCTGGCAGATAACCAGGGCTTTGCTTTGCGGCACGATCGAGATGGTTCCGCCTTCGTCATCATGGTACAGACTGGCTCCCAGCACTGCGTTCATGCCATTTTGATCGGAAACCTGGAAGAAACCGCCTCCAGCACCACCTGCGCCGCCACCCATACCACCACCGCCACCGAATCCACCTCCTGCCTGCTGACTGGGGGTGACTTCACTTTTCAGCGTCCGCCATCTGCCCACACTGGTGTTTTTGATGACCGATTCCAGCATCAGATAGTCGATGGGGGTCTGACATAAATCGCCTACCGGATAGACGCGTGTTTTTAACATCTCTTCAGCTTTAGCCCGAGTTGTAATTTTGACCACATCCCGATCGAGGACGTACGTGAGACCGATCGGCTCCAAAACTAGATCGAGGGCTGTTTTGAGCGAAATATTCTCGACAGAGATGTTGACCGGCTCATCGGTCGTCAGTCCATCCTGTCCCAGATCGTTCGCAAAAATCACAAAGTTGATGCCCGTAGAATCCTGGTAAAACGTGATGACATCGCTCAAAGCGGCATCGACGAATTCTGCGGTGACCGTTTCGTTAAGCTTTTCCTGAAATTCCTTTTCGAACTTTGTGAGAGGGGGGAAAAAGATCTGTTTTGTCGGGGCCGTTAGTGCTGTTGCTGTCGCTAAATCGGAGGCAACCGCTGGCGGAGCCGGTTTTTTAGCCTGCCTGGCTTTAGTCTGCTGTTTGTCTTCAGCCTGGGCTGTAACTAATAATCCGCCTGCAAGGAGTCCCAGCAGCGTCCAGGTCATTCTGCGTTTTCCAGTTTGTAACATGCTTTACTCCTATTGATTTTCAGGGGTGATTGTCTGTCTGAACTTCAATTCGTTTCCGGGACTGCTCTCATCTGAATCTGACGAACCTGCCGCAATTGTGTGAGCAACTCCACGATTTTCTCATGGATTTCCTCTGTCTCATTGACTACCAGAGCCTGGCACTGGGGGACGGCCGTGATGGAAGAACTGAGCATTCCAGTTGGTGCAGCGAAAGGCGATGGTGCAGGAGTGCTCATGACCTGGGATTGGGCCGAGAGTCGTTGACGTCGGGCCCAGATGTTCGGCCGACAGGCAGTGCCGATCGCTTTTTCGATGGCCTCGTATTCTTCAGCAGAATGGCACAGAATGCCGACCGGGTAAATCCGCGTTATCAGATGGCGGTCGACTTCTGCCTGTGTGGTGATCTTGAGGACTTCCTGGTCAATTTCATAGGCCAGTCCCAGCGGCTCCAGAATGATTTTTAACGCCGATTTGAGAGATACCCCATGCAGGGAAACATTAACAGGCTCATCGGCAGTGATTCCGAGTTCTTTCAATGCTGATCCCGAGACATACATATTAATGCCATGCTGCTTCTGGATTTCATTAAGTGCCTGAGTGAGGGGGACATTGGGAAAGTTGGCTCTCGTGTTGGTATTGAGAGCATCCTGAATTTGCTGTACGCGGGGATTTAGTTCCGGATAGAACGGCTGTTTGATCTTAACGACCTGTTGTGGAACCGCTGCCTGCTTTTGCTTAACTGTGAATTTAACAGGCCAGTTCACCGTTTTTAAGGTTGGCTTGGACGGCTTGTCTTCTGCCTGGGCAGTGTTCGATGGCGTCGTGCCAATGCACATCAGACAAATAGAAGTGGCAATGAATAACGTTCGCATAACAGACTCCTTCAATGCGCAGGTGAAAACAGTTGGCACTGACTGTGAGTGAGAAAGTACGTTGTCAGTTCAAGTGGTGAAATACCGTCGAGAACGTCTCCGTCTCAAAGCCTGATGTACTGGCCCGACAGAAACCGGTTTGCAATTAATGGGCTCAATCAAATGCAGAAATGAAAAGGTATAAACTTGAGACCATAAGAGATGACATAAATGAATCCATGTATATTGCCTGATGGTAAACGGCTGAATTCTATCTGTCAACAAATTTCTGGAGTAAAGCAGCGAATGGACAACGCACCGGATCACAACTGTTTTTGAGTAAACCGTTTCAGGATGAATAAAAATCCGGGAATGGTCAGCAGCAGGCCGGTCAGTAGAAAACCCCAGCCTGCGCCCACTGGTCCGTAAGTTTTTCCCAGGTACCAGACCAGGCCTCCGGTGACGAGTTGCGAACCGGTATTGAGGAACAGGAAGGGTTCCTGCTTAAAGGGGCGGATATACGCCATCACACACTGGGCGATATGAATCGGAATCAGGGCGAGTGCCAGCAGGACCGTCGGAAACAGGGGAAGAATCCGCCGCTGTAATTTATGAACCAGATCCCAGAGGGGCTGCAGAACACTCCAGGACTCCGGAAGTTCCGTTCCCTGAAGCAGCTGCAGGATCCAGACGATCAGACAGAATAGTGTCCCTCCCGCAATCAGGACCTGCGTGGAGACCTGGAACAGACGCCAGAACACCCGTTTGAATTCCTGGAGATTGTTTTGGGCTACCAGCGAACCAAACAGGGGCGCCCGACTCAGCATCCAGGAATAGGCGGCCATTTGCAGGGTCATCAGGGCGGTCCAGGTCAGACCGAGCTGGCCGGCGACCTCCGGGCCCTGGTATTCAAACATCAGGGGAATCACAAATGAACTGGTGAAGTAGGTTGCCATCGCCTGGATTGCCAGCTTCCAGTGTAGAGGCCAGACCTCTTCCGACCAGCTGACGCCGGGGCCGGAGCGTGCCGGCAGCAGGGAAGCAAAAAAACGACGATAGCGCACGCCAATCAACCAGAGTTCCCAGAACAGACGGACGGCACAGATGGCGACACTGGTCCAGAGTCCCGCGCCGCTGGAGATCGCGATCCAGACAACCAGGGTGGCCGTGACACTCTGAAAGGCGCGATAGCGATTGGTTACCGAAACCTGATCACAGCCATCCAGCAGCGTCAGGCAGGGAGTGGCGACGAGTGTCAGCGCGGTGAGTCCGACAATGCAGTACCAGGGGCTCTGCCAGTCAACGCCATCTGCAGGTTGCGACTGAAAGAACCAGTAACCTGCGATGCCGATACCTCCGACAAAGGTCAGTCCGGCGATGCTGTACCATTTAAGAACCAGGGCCGCCAGACTGCGCATCCGGGAGAGAGCTTCCTCTTCGCCGATGAGATATCCTTGCTCGTCAATTTCCAGTTTCGACCATTCGTGGCTTGTCAGATAGAGAGTTACGACCTGCATCCCCATTTCGACAAACGTCTGCAATGCGACCAGCGCACCAAACGTATAATAATAGCCCTGCAATTCACTGGAGAAAAAAGCGACGATCAACAACATCGTCACCGGGCCTGATACGAACTGCCAGCCCCGACTGACCAGCGCATAAAAGACGGCTCGGTTGACTTCCATGCGGTTCAGGAGACGCCGAGGCCAGCTGCGCTGTTGTGGTTGAGGTTCCCGCTGTTCGCTCATGAAGTCTGGTCAATTCTGTTTGGTCAATCGTGAGGTCTCAACCGGTCGTTTGATTCAGGTTATTATGCGCGTCATGCAACGCTGCTTCAGATGTGAGCAGGTCTGTCGCATTTTCCGCGATCAAAAAGAGACTGGCCAGACGTGGAGGCTGCCCCTCAATTCGATCGGGAGAAGTTGGTCGCACACTGACATCGCTCGGCAACTGTTGTGTCACACATCTTAACCAGTTTGAAAAGTCGATACCATACGACTCTTTCCAGGGGAAGTGCAGCCAGCTGGCAACCTGGTCTGCAGTCAGGAATCGTTGAAAACCCAGCGCGAGTCGTCCCATGGTATACCGTGCATTGAGATCTTGCAGCGGTCGTAATCGCATGGTTCCCTCAGCATCCCGGTACTGCATCGCATCGATGCCCACTGGTCCTGTATAGCCAGTCTGCTGAACGGCGCGGGCGACCCGTTGTGCGACGTCAATCGCGGGTTGCCATTGTTGAAGTGTCGAATCATCGACGTTGATACGACTGCCACGATACTGACCGCGCGTATCATTCAGCAGTACCGTCAGTCCGAAGAGCGTTGGTTCTCCTGCAGCAGGGATTTCCAGTTGAATTCCAGCTTCACTGATCCGCTCGACCCACGGTTCCAGAAACAGGGGTTGTCCCTGTGTCAGTCGTTTTGCGGCCCAGCCTCGGATTGGTTCGCTGAGCTTCGACCCGCGACCACACATGCGTTCCCGGGCCGACATGCTGAAGTTTGCTTTCAATACCCAGCTGGAGTCATCGGAATCAGAGAAGGCTCGCAGTACCTGTTCCAGAGATTCCAGGCTTACGACGCGACAGCTGCCGGGCAGCGCCAGTCCCCAGTCCATTTCCAACTGGAATGAGAAAGAACGCGCGTTGACCGTGTACGCTGCAGACAGGACGCCCGTCTCAATGGCGAAGCCTTTCGCTTCGGCGAGCTTTGCCACTTCATTAGACCACCCCCAGGGGACGAAGGTCAGGGAGCGGGCTGCCTTGGCGGTGGGCCACTCAGATGTGAACTCGACAGGGGGGAATCCGGATGTCACCAGTTGTTCTGTAAATTCTCGGGGAAGAGCCGCCGGTAGATAGATCTGATCTCCCGCCTCGGTCAGGCCCAGCCAGCAACAGGCCAGGCTCGATGTGAGCGAGGCTGCTGCGCTGGTCGAAGTGCCATAAGTCTCCCCGGCGAGCTGATGTTCGAAATCAAAGTTACCGTAAAAAAAACGAGGCATGTGGCAGTCAATATGACGGGAGCGGAACGGGATATTCTCAACAGA
This window harbors:
- a CDS encoding STN domain-containing protein gives rise to the protein MTVYKRRNIRCAALAMIATSMVVSGWSISLALGDKKPCRQVTSSADKNIAKKTTLKQSFYPALTAREENLEAALQAETEANFPEIPLDEVMTYFSELHNVPVVIQAQDLGAIGLTPEEPIDTRLKNITFENALEQILDPLNLTYVVDRDLILITSQAKAGATFKTRVYPVGDLCQTDDDYQALIAAIQKANLGIWERTGKSSQAINSAQNKKGTPNSEKDNGFFNIQGSVIVEVASPLPSSTSGEKHNPGSTHPNYTGTISAVPHSKSLVISQTYHTHKAIVELLSQLRKSRADQRCN
- a CDS encoding PVC-type heme-binding CxxCH protein, which produces MLNRASLKSVCTLSAFVLFCGLTFFSLSGEEKDPKKQQAASPEDHPLILFMIGEEGYKTAESLPAFAKAHLQPLGFRTQFIFPDKDDPNSFSDLKAIKAADLLFLSVRRKTLPAAQMKLIQDYLNAGKPLVAVRTSSHGFALSKGNPAEGYVEWKDFDKEVLGGEYAGDFGNKTPTDVTTQLRAEQDPIMATVRNKYFRSEGSMYKSINLKSSTKTLLRGLSNVEGQPVQMPVAWTNNYKKSRVFYTSLGHPGDFEINTFTHTLVNAIYWCLKKEPPQVDVAGKISRDRFKQDLAGNEQVDKVMKSFKGRGEVGDESDPTPPAEAVKLFQVQQDFEMETIAAEPEVMQPLYMSFDHRGRMWVVQYLQYPFPAGLKVVKYDQYLRAVFDKVPQAPPNHVKGADKISVLEDTDGDGTFDKIKDVITGLNIVSAVTVGKGGIWVLNPPYLLFYPDANGDDIPDGDPEVHLSGFGLEDTHSVANSIKWGPDGWLYGANGSTSTGTVSSEVTKRLHFKGQMIWRYHPETKIFEIFAEGGGNTFSLEIDSKGRVFSGTNNGGTRGMHYAQGGYAKKNWGKHGPLTNPYAFGYYEHMRHKGYQERFSQTFSIYEGGIFPPKYNGAVFAANSLHNRVMASNLIPDTSTYRTEDMPPIVLTQDRWFRPVDIKVGPDGCIYLADWYDSRLTHVDPRDNWHKTSGRIYRLKPKNFEPVKPFDLSKQTNAELIETMGHSNKWFRQKAVQVIGERGDQSMVPALLKIAKSDNDDRALEALWALNQLGAFDEELALELLGHRDQHIRRWTIRLLGDRHQASKQLTKSLVELAQTEPYAEVRSQLASSAKRFPAESGLAITEVLLQREEDQEDLHIPLLLWWSLESKATTDREAVLKLFSKPEFWQVKMVQDVILERIMQRYAMAGGDENYAMCAELLKLAPSDQHKEKLMVGMLEAFRGQKITNLPEDLSKGLAEYQKSLGETDLALALRLGDKEATSRALKIIADKNADRPTRLTYIEILGQLKTKAAIGPLTSILSLTGSDTHSLKRVALQALMNFENPSIGKSILARYHSTLLDEHDVRGTAQRVLASRKAWSKQFLNEVDAWRIKANTIPLDVVQQMALHDDSDIKASIKKHWGKVRGNTPAEKQEEMQRVARLVKAGGGQFSSGKVLFNKTCAVCHTLYGEGGKAGPKLTGYERDNLDFMLLAVVDPSAAIREEFTNFLIVTDDGRTVTGLIDEQTTKTITLRDVKGQTVLINKDEIEILKALDLSLMPDGLTKNLSDQEVKDLFSYIMSRTPNGGK